In Nothobranchius furzeri strain GRZ-AD chromosome 18, NfurGRZ-RIMD1, whole genome shotgun sequence, a single genomic region encodes these proteins:
- the gphna gene encoding gephyrin isoform X2, producing the protein MWRSFPLKDISTCVQRSGHPPEAHQPPPPQQQAAHRRRSGSTYEPSVQTEVVNMAADGMVLTNHDHQTRVGILTVSDSCFKNLAEDRSGVNLKDLVHDPSLLGGAIAAYKIVPDEIEEIKETLLEWCDEQELNLILTTGGTGFAPRDVTPEATREVIEREAPGMALAMLMGSLNVTPLGMLSRPVCGIRGKTLIINLPGSKKGSQECFQFILPALPHAIDLLREAAVRIRSTHAALEQLPSPSSLMTNTHVNTNSNTHTMERGTQCEEEDEEEEDRRRGRHNHHHHQHGSSHITAAAIAAKIPDSIISRGVQVLPRDSASLSSTPSESPRATQATSRLSTASCPTPKVQSRCGSNENILRASHSAVDIRKVARRHRMSPFPLTSMDKAFITVLEMTPILGIEVINYRDGLGRVLAQDIYAKDNLPPFPASVKDGYAVRAADGPGDRFIVGESQAGQQPTHTVMPGQVMRVTTGAPIPCGADAVVQVEDTELLRESEDGTEELEVRIMVQARPGQDIRPIGHDIRRGECVLAKGTHMGPSEIGLLATVGVTEVSVHKFPVVAVMSTGNELLNPEDDLHPGKIRDSNRSTLLATIQEHGYPTINLGIVGDNPDDLLSALHEGISRADVIITSGGVSMGEKDYLKQVLDIDLHAQIHFGRVFMKPGLPTTFATVDIDGTRKLIFALPGNPVSAVVTCNLFVIPALRKMQGILDPRPTIIKARLSCDVKLDPRPEYHRCILTWHHQEPLPWAQSTGNQVSSRLMSMRSANGLLMLPPKTEQYVELHKGEVVDVMVIGRL; encoded by the exons ATGTGGAGGTCGTTTCCTCTAAAGGACATAAGTACATGTGTGCAGAGATCGGGTCATCCTCCGGAGGCGCATCAGCCGCCGCCGCCGCAGCAGCAGGCTGCACACCGACGCCGCTCCGGCTCTACGTATGAGCCGTCAGTGCAGACAGAGGTTGTAAACATGGCGGCGGACGGGATGGTGCTCACTAACCACGACCACCAGACCCGTGTGGGGATCCTGACCG TCAGCGACAGCTGCTTCAAGAACCTGGCAGAAGACAGGAGCGGAGTCAACCTGAAGGACCTGGTCCACGACCCGTCTCT ACTGGGAGGAGCCATCGCAGCCTACAAGATCGTTCCAGATGAGATTGAAGAAATCAAG GAAACTCTTCTGGAGTGGTGTGATGAACAggagctgaatctcattctcACTACTGGAGGAACTGGCTTTGCACCACGAGATGTCACACCTGAG GCCACCAGGGAGGTGATCGAGCGGGAGGCTCCGGGTATGGCTCTGGCCATGCTGATGGGGTCGCTCAACGTTACGCCTCTCGGGATGCTGTCCAG GCCAGTTTGTGGGATTCGTGGGAAAACTCTGATTATCAACCTTCCAGGCAGCAAGAAAGGCTCACAG GAGTGTTTCCAGTTCATCCTGCCTGCTCTGCCTCACGCCATTGACCTGCTGCGCGAGGCCGCCGTCAGGATCAGATCCACGCACGCCGCTCTTGAGCAGCTGCCCTCGCCATCCTCGCTGATGACCAACACGCACGTTAACACTAACTCTAACACGCACACCATGGAGCGCGGCACCCAGTGCGAGGAAgaagacgaggaggaggaggaccggaGGAGGGGGCGGCacaaccaccaccatcaccagcacGGCTCCTCCCACATCACCGCGGCCGCCATCGCTGCCAAG atcccGGACTCGATCATTTCTCGAGGCGTTCAGGTGCTTCCTCGAGATTCAGCCTCTTTAAGCTCCACCCCTTCCGAATCACCGCGGGCAACACAGGCAACATCCCGCCTTTCTACCGCCTCTTGCCCGACCCctaag GTCCAATCTCGCTGTGGCAGCAACGAGAACATCCTGAGAGCCA GCCACAGCGCCGTCGACATCAGGAAGGTGGCGCGGCGTCATCGCATGTCTCCATTCCCGCTCACGTCGATGGACAAAGCTTTCATCACCGTTCTGGAGATGACCCCTATCCTGGGAATCGAAGTCATTAACTACAGAG ATGGGTTGGGTCGTGTGCTCGCTCAGGACATCTATGCCAAAGACAACCTTCCTCCGTTTCCCGCCTCCGTTAAGGACGGCTACGCTGTTCGGG CTGCTGACGGTCCTGGAGATCGTTTTATCGTGGGGGAGTCGCAGGCTGGACAGCAG CCCACCCACACCGTGATGCCGGGGCAGGTGATGAGGGTGACGACCGGCGCTCCCATCCCGTGTGGAGCCGACGCCGTGGTCCAGGTGGAAGACACCGAGCTGCTGAGGGAATCCGAGGAT ggcaCGGAGGAGCTGGAGGTGAGGATCATGGTCCAGGCCCGGCCCGGGCAGGACATCAG GCCGATCGGCCACGACATCCGGCGCGGGGAGTGTGTGCTGGCCAAGGGGACACACATGGGCCCGTCAGAGATCGGCCTGCTGGCCACCGTGGGCGTGACCGAGGTCAGCGTGCACAAATTCCCCGTGGTGGCCGTCATGTCTACAGGAAACGAG CTGTTGAACCCAGAGGATGACCTCCACCCTGGAAAGATCCGAGACTCAAACCGCTCCACCCTTCTAGCCACCATCCAGGAGCACGGATACCCCACCATCAACCTCGGCATCGTCGGAGACAA ccCCGACGACCTGCTGTCCGCTCTACACGAGGGAATCAGCCGCGCTGATGTCATCATCACCTCAGGGGGAGTGTCCATGGGAGAAAAG gaCTACCTGAAACAGGTGCTAGATATCGATCTTCACGCTCAGATCCACTTCGGGCGGGTGTTTATGAAACCAGG TCTTCCCACTACCTTCGCCACAGTCGACATTGATGGAACGCGTAAGCTCATCTTCGCTCTCCCAG GTAATCCCGTGTCGGCTGTGGTGACCTGTAACCTGTTTGTGATTCCCGCTCTGAGGAAGATGCAGGGCATCCTGGACCCCAGACCCACTATAATTAAAGCTAGG CTGTCCTGTGACGTGAAGCTGGACCCCAGACCGGAGTACCATCGCTGCATTCTCACCTGGCATCATCAGGAGCCCCTCCCCTGGGCCCAAAGCACAG GTAACCAGGTGTCCAGCAGACTCATGTCGATGCGTAGCGCCAACGGCCTGCTGATGCTGCCCCCCAAGACGGAGCAGTACGTGGAGCTGCACAAGGGCGAGGTCGTGGACGTCATGGTCATCGGGCGGCTATGA
- the gphna gene encoding gephyrin isoform X1 produces the protein MWRSFPLKDISTCVQRSGHPPEAHQPPPPQQQAAHRRRSGSTYEPSVQTEVVNMAADGMVLTNHDHQTRVGILTVSDSCFKNLAEDRSGVNLKDLVHDPSLLGGAIAAYKIVPDEIEEIKETLLEWCDEQELNLILTTGGTGFAPRDVTPEATREVIEREAPGMALAMLMGSLNVTPLGMLSRPVCGIRGKTLIINLPGSKKGSQECFQFILPALPHAIDLLREAAVRIRSTHAALEQLPSPSSLMTNTHVNTNSNTHTMERGTQCEEEDEEEEDRRRGRHNHHHHQHGSSHITAAAIAAKTNHAGVMAKGAPYLPGNTPAPPAHFTCSHDHQIPDSIISRGVQVLPRDSASLSSTPSESPRATQATSRLSTASCPTPKVQSRCGSNENILRASHSAVDIRKVARRHRMSPFPLTSMDKAFITVLEMTPILGIEVINYRDGLGRVLAQDIYAKDNLPPFPASVKDGYAVRAADGPGDRFIVGESQAGQQPTHTVMPGQVMRVTTGAPIPCGADAVVQVEDTELLRESEDGTEELEVRIMVQARPGQDIRPIGHDIRRGECVLAKGTHMGPSEIGLLATVGVTEVSVHKFPVVAVMSTGNELLNPEDDLHPGKIRDSNRSTLLATIQEHGYPTINLGIVGDNPDDLLSALHEGISRADVIITSGGVSMGEKDYLKQVLDIDLHAQIHFGRVFMKPGLPTTFATVDIDGTRKLIFALPGNPVSAVVTCNLFVIPALRKMQGILDPRPTIIKARLSCDVKLDPRPEYHRCILTWHHQEPLPWAQSTGNQVSSRLMSMRSANGLLMLPPKTEQYVELHKGEVVDVMVIGRL, from the exons ATGTGGAGGTCGTTTCCTCTAAAGGACATAAGTACATGTGTGCAGAGATCGGGTCATCCTCCGGAGGCGCATCAGCCGCCGCCGCCGCAGCAGCAGGCTGCACACCGACGCCGCTCCGGCTCTACGTATGAGCCGTCAGTGCAGACAGAGGTTGTAAACATGGCGGCGGACGGGATGGTGCTCACTAACCACGACCACCAGACCCGTGTGGGGATCCTGACCG TCAGCGACAGCTGCTTCAAGAACCTGGCAGAAGACAGGAGCGGAGTCAACCTGAAGGACCTGGTCCACGACCCGTCTCT ACTGGGAGGAGCCATCGCAGCCTACAAGATCGTTCCAGATGAGATTGAAGAAATCAAG GAAACTCTTCTGGAGTGGTGTGATGAACAggagctgaatctcattctcACTACTGGAGGAACTGGCTTTGCACCACGAGATGTCACACCTGAG GCCACCAGGGAGGTGATCGAGCGGGAGGCTCCGGGTATGGCTCTGGCCATGCTGATGGGGTCGCTCAACGTTACGCCTCTCGGGATGCTGTCCAG GCCAGTTTGTGGGATTCGTGGGAAAACTCTGATTATCAACCTTCCAGGCAGCAAGAAAGGCTCACAG GAGTGTTTCCAGTTCATCCTGCCTGCTCTGCCTCACGCCATTGACCTGCTGCGCGAGGCCGCCGTCAGGATCAGATCCACGCACGCCGCTCTTGAGCAGCTGCCCTCGCCATCCTCGCTGATGACCAACACGCACGTTAACACTAACTCTAACACGCACACCATGGAGCGCGGCACCCAGTGCGAGGAAgaagacgaggaggaggaggaccggaGGAGGGGGCGGCacaaccaccaccatcaccagcacGGCTCCTCCCACATCACCGCGGCCGCCATCGCTGCCAAG ACCAACCATGCTGGGGTCATGGCTAAGGGAGCTCCCTACCTGCCTGGaaacacacctgctcctcctgctcatTTCACCTGTAGTCATGACCATCAG atcccGGACTCGATCATTTCTCGAGGCGTTCAGGTGCTTCCTCGAGATTCAGCCTCTTTAAGCTCCACCCCTTCCGAATCACCGCGGGCAACACAGGCAACATCCCGCCTTTCTACCGCCTCTTGCCCGACCCctaag GTCCAATCTCGCTGTGGCAGCAACGAGAACATCCTGAGAGCCA GCCACAGCGCCGTCGACATCAGGAAGGTGGCGCGGCGTCATCGCATGTCTCCATTCCCGCTCACGTCGATGGACAAAGCTTTCATCACCGTTCTGGAGATGACCCCTATCCTGGGAATCGAAGTCATTAACTACAGAG ATGGGTTGGGTCGTGTGCTCGCTCAGGACATCTATGCCAAAGACAACCTTCCTCCGTTTCCCGCCTCCGTTAAGGACGGCTACGCTGTTCGGG CTGCTGACGGTCCTGGAGATCGTTTTATCGTGGGGGAGTCGCAGGCTGGACAGCAG CCCACCCACACCGTGATGCCGGGGCAGGTGATGAGGGTGACGACCGGCGCTCCCATCCCGTGTGGAGCCGACGCCGTGGTCCAGGTGGAAGACACCGAGCTGCTGAGGGAATCCGAGGAT ggcaCGGAGGAGCTGGAGGTGAGGATCATGGTCCAGGCCCGGCCCGGGCAGGACATCAG GCCGATCGGCCACGACATCCGGCGCGGGGAGTGTGTGCTGGCCAAGGGGACACACATGGGCCCGTCAGAGATCGGCCTGCTGGCCACCGTGGGCGTGACCGAGGTCAGCGTGCACAAATTCCCCGTGGTGGCCGTCATGTCTACAGGAAACGAG CTGTTGAACCCAGAGGATGACCTCCACCCTGGAAAGATCCGAGACTCAAACCGCTCCACCCTTCTAGCCACCATCCAGGAGCACGGATACCCCACCATCAACCTCGGCATCGTCGGAGACAA ccCCGACGACCTGCTGTCCGCTCTACACGAGGGAATCAGCCGCGCTGATGTCATCATCACCTCAGGGGGAGTGTCCATGGGAGAAAAG gaCTACCTGAAACAGGTGCTAGATATCGATCTTCACGCTCAGATCCACTTCGGGCGGGTGTTTATGAAACCAGG TCTTCCCACTACCTTCGCCACAGTCGACATTGATGGAACGCGTAAGCTCATCTTCGCTCTCCCAG GTAATCCCGTGTCGGCTGTGGTGACCTGTAACCTGTTTGTGATTCCCGCTCTGAGGAAGATGCAGGGCATCCTGGACCCCAGACCCACTATAATTAAAGCTAGG CTGTCCTGTGACGTGAAGCTGGACCCCAGACCGGAGTACCATCGCTGCATTCTCACCTGGCATCATCAGGAGCCCCTCCCCTGGGCCCAAAGCACAG GTAACCAGGTGTCCAGCAGACTCATGTCGATGCGTAGCGCCAACGGCCTGCTGATGCTGCCCCCCAAGACGGAGCAGTACGTGGAGCTGCACAAGGGCGAGGTCGTGGACGTCATGGTCATCGGGCGGCTATGA